From Nitrospirota bacterium, a single genomic window includes:
- a CDS encoding ABC transporter substrate-binding protein, giving the protein MKRLTLSIMISFVLSLFASSLFAADTFDLVIPLPLTGKQAKFGEMMKKSYEIAAEEINAKGGIKKKKLNLSFEDSGAKPETARAIVEKLIDTKKQPIIVGEYTSACAKAVAAVAEERKTPYLVVASADDDITQKNYKYVFRQNPVNAHYSDSVIDFIKKVVKPKTMAILFESSAFGTSGADGMARDAEKAGIKVVLKEKYEAGSVDFKPLLSKVKATQPDVLFMVSYVMDASLLMKQIKELRIDAKLFAGGAAGFAIPEFIDNAKDAAEYVITATLWTTQLKYPGSKEYAEKYKKKYGDYPSYHGASAYSALFVSKEALEKAKDWTPEGIRAALKATNMSTAFGPVKFEDKEGYQNQNFSDTYVLQVIKGEH; this is encoded by the coding sequence ATGAAACGTCTGACCCTTAGCATTATGATCTCCTTTGTGCTGAGCCTCTTTGCATCGTCCCTTTTCGCAGCCGATACCTTTGACCTCGTTATCCCTCTGCCTCTGACCGGCAAACAGGCAAAGTTTGGTGAGATGATGAAGAAATCCTATGAGATCGCAGCAGAAGAGATCAATGCCAAAGGCGGCATAAAGAAAAAGAAACTCAACCTGTCCTTTGAAGATTCAGGCGCCAAGCCTGAGACAGCCCGCGCCATCGTCGAAAAGCTTATTGATACAAAGAAACAGCCGATCATTGTGGGAGAGTATACATCTGCCTGCGCAAAGGCTGTTGCCGCAGTCGCCGAGGAGCGAAAAACACCCTATCTCGTAGTTGCAAGCGCTGACGATGATATCACCCAGAAGAACTATAAGTATGTCTTCCGCCAGAACCCGGTCAATGCTCACTACAGTGACTCTGTTATCGACTTTATTAAAAAGGTGGTCAAACCGAAAACCATGGCCATTCTCTTTGAAAGCTCCGCATTCGGCACCTCAGGTGCTGACGGCATGGCGAGAGATGCGGAGAAGGCCGGCATTAAGGTGGTATTGAAAGAAAAGTATGAGGCTGGCTCTGTTGATTTTAAACCGCTCCTTTCAAAAGTTAAGGCAACCCAGCCTGATGTTCTTTTTATGGTTTCCTATGTTATGGATGCTTCGCTCCTTATGAAACAGATCAAGGAGCTGAGGATCGATGCAAAGCTTTTTGCAGGAGGGGCTGCAGGTTTCGCAATTCCGGAGTTCATAGACAATGCAAAGGACGCGGCAGAATATGTGATCACTGCAACGCTCTGGACAACACAGCTTAAATATCCAGGCTCAAAAGAATATGCAGAAAAGTATAAGAAAAAATATGGCGACTATCCTTCCTATCACGGCGCATCTGCCTATTCTGCCCTTTTCGTGTCAAAAGAGGCTCTCGAAAAGGCAAAGGACTGGACTCCTGAGGGCATACGTGCTGCCCTTAAAGCAACGAACATGTCAACAGCTTTCGGCCCTGTCAAATTCGAAGACAAGGAAGGATATCAGAACCAGAATTTCTCTGATACCTATGTGCTGCAGGTCATTAAAGGCGAGCATG
- a CDS encoding NAD-dependent malic enzyme, with amino-acid sequence MSHQPSPSYSITLRLEIENRIGKFAQIATVLSQAGGDLGSVDIVRVEKGKIIRDVTVNARDAEHEQAIVHAIKEIDGVKVIRVMDMTFSVHQGGKIEIHNKIAVRDRSDLSKVYTPGVARICMDIHEHKEHAYRYTIKGNAVAIVTDGTAVLGLGDIGPEAAMPVMEGKDMLFKEFGGIDAFPIALNTKDTEEIIATVKNIAVPFGGINLEDISAPRCFEVEMRLREMLDIPVFHDDQHGTAVVVLSALINVGRLLKKDIRKFRIVIAGAGAAGIANANMLSAYGIKDIIVCDRTGAIYHGRKQYMNPYKKLLAKKTNPRKIKGSILDALTGANVFIGLSGPNVIAADDIRKMAKGPVVFALANPEPEVSPEDALPLARILATGRSDYPNQINNVLGFPGIFRGLLDVKAKGVNEAVKFAAAEAIAHVITDDELHEDYIIPSIFDRKVGSSVAHAVAEAARKTGLARH; translated from the coding sequence ATGTCTCACCAGCCAAGCCCAAGCTACAGCATCACCCTGCGTCTCGAGATAGAGAACCGCATCGGCAAGTTTGCACAGATAGCTACCGTGCTGAGTCAGGCAGGCGGCGACCTTGGTTCTGTCGATATCGTGCGTGTTGAAAAAGGCAAGATCATCAGGGATGTTACGGTCAATGCCCGCGATGCAGAACATGAGCAGGCCATTGTTCATGCCATAAAAGAGATTGACGGGGTCAAAGTCATCAGGGTCATGGACATGACTTTTTCTGTCCATCAGGGCGGGAAAATCGAGATCCATAACAAGATCGCCGTGAGGGACCGGTCTGACCTTTCGAAAGTCTATACGCCCGGTGTTGCCAGGATCTGCATGGACATCCATGAACATAAAGAGCATGCGTACCGGTACACAATCAAGGGGAATGCAGTGGCTATTGTTACTGACGGCACCGCTGTGTTAGGACTGGGCGACATCGGGCCTGAGGCTGCGATGCCGGTCATGGAAGGCAAGGATATGCTCTTCAAGGAATTCGGCGGCATTGATGCCTTTCCGATTGCGCTTAACACCAAGGACACGGAAGAGATCATTGCTACGGTGAAAAACATCGCGGTTCCTTTTGGCGGCATCAATCTTGAGGACATCTCTGCCCCGCGCTGTTTTGAGGTAGAGATGCGTCTGCGCGAGATGCTTGATATTCCGGTGTTCCATGATGATCAGCACGGAACCGCAGTTGTTGTGCTTTCCGCGCTTATCAATGTCGGACGCCTGCTTAAAAAGGATATCCGGAAATTCCGCATTGTCATTGCAGGGGCAGGGGCCGCCGGCATTGCCAATGCCAACATGCTTTCTGCCTACGGCATAAAAGACATTATTGTCTGTGACAGAACCGGCGCTATCTACCACGGTCGAAAGCAGTATATGAACCCATACAAGAAGCTGCTTGCAAAGAAGACCAATCCACGGAAAATTAAGGGAAGCATCCTCGATGCCCTGACAGGGGCCAATGTCTTCATCGGTCTGTCAGGCCCCAACGTGATCGCTGCTGATGATATCAGGAAGATGGCGAAGGGCCCGGTTGTGTTTGCCCTGGCAAATCCGGAACCGGAGGTATCGCCTGAAGATGCCCTGCCTTTGGCGCGGATACTTGCTACCGGCAGATCAGACTACCCAAACCAGATAAATAATGTGTTAGGCTTTCCCGGCATATTCCGGGGCCTCCTTGATGTTAAGGCAAAAGGCGTTAATGAGGCGGTCAAGTTCGCTGCTGCTGAGGCTATCGCGCATGTGATTACAGACGATGAGCTGCATGAGGACTATATCATCCCGAGCATTTTTGACCGGAAGGTGGGATCATCTGTTGCCCATGCCGTTGCAGAGGCAGCGCGGAAAACAGGGCTCGCACGCCACTGA
- a CDS encoding TIGR01212 family radical SAM protein (This family includes YhcC from E. coli K-12, an uncharacterized radical SAM protein.), which produces MQRYNSFGAHMRRTFGTTVYKVNVDAGFTCPNRDGTLGFSGCIYCNNDSFRPSSCKPSVSIPEQVRNGISHTKKRFQAAKFLVYFQAYTNTYAPVEQLEKLYTEALSSGPDVIGLAIGTRPDAVDPEKIRMLESIASKYFVLIEYGLQSMHDKSLEFIQRGHDYHSFLRAIEMTKNRGIHIGAHLIAGFPTETRQETLAMAEEMSSLPIEFLKIHQLQIIKDTPLAKMYKDNPFPVFGYQEYLDFVVDFVERTAPHIVLQRLFATAPDDILIAPAWGKNRHQILSDIEKNLAVRDTAQGKKFSLQSVAAKS; this is translated from the coding sequence ATGCAGAGATATAATTCATTCGGTGCGCATATGCGCCGGACCTTCGGCACAACAGTGTACAAAGTCAATGTTGATGCTGGATTTACCTGCCCAAACAGGGATGGCACCCTCGGCTTTTCGGGCTGCATTTATTGCAACAACGACAGTTTCCGGCCAAGTTCCTGCAAGCCTTCGGTATCCATACCCGAGCAGGTCAGAAACGGCATCAGCCATACAAAAAAACGTTTTCAGGCGGCCAAGTTCCTTGTCTATTTTCAGGCCTATACCAACACATATGCCCCTGTTGAGCAACTGGAAAAGCTTTATACTGAGGCCCTCTCTTCTGGACCTGATGTAATAGGTCTTGCGATCGGCACACGGCCGGACGCGGTTGATCCGGAGAAAATCAGGATGCTTGAGTCTATTGCATCAAAATACTTCGTGCTCATCGAGTACGGTCTGCAGTCAATGCATGACAAAAGCCTCGAGTTCATACAGCGGGGCCATGATTATCATTCCTTTCTCCGGGCAATAGAAATGACTAAAAACAGGGGTATCCATATTGGAGCCCATCTTATCGCAGGATTCCCGACAGAGACCCGTCAGGAGACGCTCGCCATGGCTGAGGAGATGTCATCGCTGCCGATCGAATTTCTAAAAATCCATCAACTTCAGATCATTAAGGATACACCTTTGGCCAAAATGTACAAAGACAATCCATTCCCGGTGTTTGGGTATCAGGAATATCTCGATTTTGTCGTTGATTTTGTGGAGAGAACCGCGCCGCATATTGTGTTGCAGCGGCTTTTTGCCACCGCACCTGATGATATTCTCATTGCGCCTGCATGGGGGAAAAACAGACACCAGATTCTCAGTGACATTGAAAAAAACCTTGCGGTAAGGGATACCGCTCAGGGGAAAAAGTTCAGTCTTCAATCGGTCGCTGCAAAGAGCTAA
- a CDS encoding nitroreductase: MDMLDLIKSRRSVRKFKSDRIPEELIEKVLEAGRWAPSGLNNQAWRFAVVTDKATITRISSLTHYAKIVLAAQALIPVFLDTAKSYHREKDIQSIGACLQNMLLEIHALGLGAVWLGEIIRSNEQIKKILGLPEELELMAVIAMGYPDEMPRATKRKELKGLVVYRD; encoded by the coding sequence TTGGACATGCTTGACCTTATAAAGAGCCGACGCAGCGTCAGAAAATTCAAGTCTGATCGGATTCCTGAAGAGCTGATAGAAAAAGTCCTTGAAGCCGGAAGATGGGCTCCATCAGGGCTGAACAACCAGGCCTGGCGCTTTGCGGTTGTGACTGATAAGGCAACGATTACCAGGATCTCCTCGCTGACTCATTACGCAAAAATCGTTCTTGCAGCGCAGGCGCTGATACCGGTATTCCTTGATACGGCAAAGAGCTATCATCGGGAGAAGGACATACAGTCTATCGGGGCCTGCCTGCAGAACATGCTGCTTGAGATTCATGCCCTTGGATTAGGCGCAGTCTGGCTCGGTGAGATTATCAGGAGCAATGAACAAATCAAGAAGATCCTTGGCCTGCCTGAGGAACTGGAGCTTATGGCTGTCATTGCTATGGGATATCCTGATGAAATGCCCAGGGCAACAAAAAGAAAAGAATTGAAAGGTCTGGTCGTATACCGCGATTAG
- a CDS encoding NifU family protein translates to MENIEKDVQKIKQIIEELKPQYTTLGGDIEFVDIKDQDVRIRPTGYCWR, encoded by the coding sequence ATGGAAAATATAGAGAAAGATGTACAGAAAATCAAGCAGATCATAGAAGAGCTGAAGCCCCAATATACGACTCTTGGCGGCGATATCGAATTTGTCGATATAAAAGATCAGGATGTCAGGATACGGCCTACCGGATATTGCTGGCGTTGA